Proteins from a genomic interval of Phlebotomus papatasi isolate M1 chromosome 3, Ppap_2.1, whole genome shotgun sequence:
- the LOC129806883 gene encoding nuclear receptor coactivator 2 isoform X18: MSIAAAENAGLGPCDLPLPDQWVTHSHTQLSHLQSHSVATTSAGGVIPLSLASPATTAALAGLHHHTTPQQHSPLQQSSKIMNAVAPAVACPPTSAATKKIRRKQENKPQSQINKCNNEKRRRELENEYIEQLGEFLQINKRDMTSCKPDKAAILNEVVKTFRTLLEKGSRELSSSRCSKCPPDCADSCTVHPVQQGDVSSTEPPLPEPSVNGQSPEISAYFEAVEHYISSAGWVLLEINAEGIIECVTENIKDLIMFTRAELSRQSIYSYLHPGDHGKLSPILNNMSFTVGWGATEDDSQSPQQPQVPPGSNQAGSGGKRSIKTRIRMLVKHPEAAGETIEQKQQRMDKYEEVVIIAAPVKDDGDECSSVLCLITRPEDDGPLENSGALPQRDLEQLTLKIEPSGKIINLDASTLRETFAQSLAKEPLRSIQDLCHVQDQHVLKMHLKEVHQGTNSMAYSAAYRLRLGGPEAYVHVKVTSKLFRSTIHGESDFIMAVHTILMDGDSGDQQMALMGGPSGMGSHLAAGGSGSSSGSSMGGPLMTSVMNGGVGTLQASAGRSTSVVTSFSSPPASDCSNFFATESLIDFDIPHSTILDMDAVGVTWDTRPDSRASVTPVSTPRPPSVSAYSPVAAPICPSPLTYHSANAGGQASPQNNNNSSSVNNNTNANFSGNFGNFPGGFEDKEKAGMEQQQQMVIGQNHDSERLRNLLTTKRSQPIGAPGTSAMDADATARNTNRILKGLLNAEEEKDAANPAYAKMNAGTARMPQGRPRSVQENKTSNNNMLLQLLNDKSDDDDPESRGNRVPSELLRQLQKEDTPKEHNHANQQIGNEELIQLLRFQGNDFGRKRSSNEPDEGGAAKRSDEKPSLLREKNKMLASLLANPSKAPTTVLPSTAMQVKIIPDITPSSINSRVTNTSNQQQHLTNNNNTIMSNNNTNSNNQKQIVQPLNQVRPPPPSIRKPSDVYLNQMPSQQDISKNQQVMQPPVSHPQDFQVESGSFATSTAVTPSQPHQEWDPELSEILNEVIDIVPDTNYPDNDLNNILGTAISTIDTSSVPSAPAQSQHQDLNEKLMINAIQKSLMQFENNSVFNSSPPAYPAMHSGPPTAGGSVTTHQQSQGFPAPPPIYSQRSQRMPQMIPAGHQQQQQQQQQLNVTAVAARFQLMQQHRLMQQQQQKEQRERLLQQQQKQQMVVPVNATAGADQLCLNPGMTNIESLLNNTVAPNVSLQRSTSVVSDAQLSPGFTQPMMQPQQQNSNQRTPFSPQPNQGYQQASFSTNNGQRLSPLQQQQLSQQQQQQQQQQQMGGFSGGTSANGTAQLSPRQPPFGGQGAIHQQQTPQAVATSVQQQQQQQQQWTQQQSNVRLSLQQQQNPMLNAQLTNVVGYNSRQFQAQRQRSLNSPGTPVSRQNSFPGPEGFPGPPSPTQTPYGASPGTNVVPGQAGVFNQQQLRMQRQASVPQATQHLPGANNNGAREFLRAHVQNRQTGQVRTPQSPHSGMGQSPLVGNPASSGIPGGGGGTGQQQQSPQQQMGAAPLLNTPPDQTLGFNFDMSQSDFFGGSVTR, from the exons GCTTGGCCCGTGTGATCTACCTCTGCCGGATCAGTGGGTCACCCATTCCCACACACAATTGTCACATCTTCAGTCACACTCCGTCGCCACGACGTCCGCGGGGGGCGTCATTCCGCTCTCGCTCGCGTCTCCGGCGACCACAGCTGCCCTCGCGGGCCTTCACCATCACACGACGCCGCAGCAGCATTCACCCCTGCAGCAGTCGTCAAAAATAATGAATGCCGTGGCGCCGGCTGTGGCGTGCCCGCCCACGAGCGCCGCCACCAAGAAGATTCGCCGGAAGCAGGAGAATAAACCACAGTCGCAGATCAACAAGTGTAACAATGAGAAGCGGCGTCGAGAACTTGAGAATGAATATATTGAGCAGCTGGGTGAGTTCCTGCAGATCAACAAACGCGACATGACCTCCTGCAAGCCAGACAAGGCGGCCATCCTCAATGAAGTAGTGAAAACG TTTCGTACGTTGTTGGAGAAAGGCAGTCGAGAATTGTCATCGTCCAGATGTTCTAAATGCCCGCCAGACTGTGCTGACTCCTGCACGGTACATCCCGTTCAGCAGGGCGATGTGTCCTCGACGGAACCTCCTCTACCTGAGCCCTCAGTCAATGGTCAGTCACCCGAAATCTCGGCATACTTTGAGGCTGTGGAGCACTATATCTCATCAGCTGGATGGGTACTGCTGGAGATCAATGCCGAGGGTATTATTGAGTGCGTGACTGAGAATATCAAGGACTTGATTATGTTCACGCGGGCTGAACTCAGTAGACAGTCAATCTATTCGTACCTGCATCCTGGTGATCATGGGAAACTTAGTCCCATTCTCAATAATATGTCCTTTACGGTTGGCTGGGGTGCCACTGAGGATGATTCACAGTCTCCGCAGCAGCCTCAAGTGCCACCGGGGTCAAATCAGGCTGGAAGTGGCGGAAAGAGGTCGATAAAGACGCGAATACGGATGTTGGTGAAGCATCCAGAAGCTGCTGGTGAAACAATTGAGCAGAAACAGCAGCGAATGGATAAGTACGAAGAAGTGGTGATCATAGCGGCTCCTGTGAAGGATGATGGTGATGAATGTTCATCTGTGCTGTGTTTGATCACACGGCCTGAAGATGATGGACCTCTGGAGAATTCTGGAGCACTTCCACAACGGGATCTCGAACAATTGACGCTAAAAATTGAACCTAGTGGGAAGATTATTAATCTCGATGCGAGTACGTTAAGGGAGACATTTGCCCAGAGCCTAGCCAAAGAGCCGCTGAGATCCATACAGGATCTGTGTCATGTGCAGGATCAGCATGTACTGAAGATGCACTTGAAGGAAGTGCATCAGGGCACCAATTCCATGGCATATTCAGCGGCCTATCGGCTCAGACTAGGTGGTCCGGAAGCCTATGTTCACGTTAAGGTGACATCTAAGCTTTTCCGGAGCACCATTCATGGCGAGAGTGACTTCATCATGGCTGTGCATACGATTCTCATGGATGGAGACTCTGGTGATCAGCAAATGGCACTGATGGGAGGACCTTCGGGGATGGGGTCACATTTGGCAGCTGGAGGATCCGGAAGTAGTAGTGGTAGTAGTATGGGAGGACCCCTTATGACAAGTGTCATGAACGGAGGGGTAGGAACTCTGCAAGCCTCTGCAGGAAGATCCACCAGCGTTGTAACTTCCTTTTCGAGCCCTCCAGCCTCCGACTGCAGTAATTTCTTTGCCACAGAGTCTCTAATTGACTTTGACATCCCTCATTCTACAATCCTGGACATGGATGCTGTGGGAGTGACCTGGGATACGAGGCCAGACTCCAGGGCCAGTGTTACTCCCGTCAGCACTCCTAGACCTCCCTCTGTCTCAGCCTATAGTCCTGTAGCTGCTCCTATTTGTCCTTCTCCTCTGACCTACCACTCAGCTAATGCTGGTGGCCAGGCAAGTCCTCAGAACAATAATAACAGCAGCAGTGTCAACAACAACACCAACGCAAACTTCAGTGGAAACTTCGGTAACTTTCCTGGGGGGTTTGAGGACAAGGAAAAGGCGGGTATGGAGCAGCAGCAACAGATGGTAATTGGGCAGAATCATGACTCTGAGAGGCTGAGAAATCTGCTGACGACGAAGCGGAGTCAACCAATTGGGGCACCGGGCACAAGTGCCATGGATGCAGATGCAACAGCTCGCAACACCAATAGGATTCTCAAG GGTCTCCTCAATGCCGAGGAGGAGAAGGATGCTGCCAATCCAGCTTATGCGAAGATGAATGCGGGCACGGCCAGAATGCCCCAAGGCAGACCCAGGTCGGTACAGGAGAACAAGACCAGCAACAATAACATGCTGCTGCAG CTACTCAATGATAAGAGTGATGATGATGATCCGGAATCGCGAGGGAATCGTGTGCCCAGTGAATTGCTGCGTCAGCTGCAAAAA GAGGACACACCGAAGGAACACAATCATGCTAATCAGCAGATTGGGAATGAGGAGTTGATTCAACTGCTGCGATTCCAAGGCAATGACTTTGGTAGGAAGCGTTCGTCGAATGAGCCGGATGAAGGTGGGGCGGCCAAAAGGTCCGACGAGAAGCCATCGTTGTTGCGCGAGAAGAACAAAATGCTGGCATCACTGCTGGCCAATCCGTCAAAGGCACCCACCACCGTGCTCCCATCGACGGCCATGCAAGTGAAGATAATTCCCGATATAACGCCGTCCAGTATTAATTCCCGGGTCACAAATACCAGCAATCAGCAGCAACATCTAACCAATAACAACAACACTATTATGAGCAACAATAACACTAATAGCAACAACCAAAAACAAATAGTACAACCGTTGAACCAAGTTCGACCGCCTCCGCCATCAATTCGTAAGCCTTCCGATGTCTACCTCAACCAAATGCCAAGTCAGCAGGATATTAGCAAGAATCAACAG GTGATGCAACCGCCAGTATCACATCCACAAGATTTCCAAGTGGAATCAGGGTCCTTCGCTACATCAACTGCCGTAACTCCATCCCAGCCCCATCAAGAGTGGGACCCGGAGCTATCTGAGATTCTAAATGAAGTTATTGACATTGTGCCAGACACAAATTATCCCGACAATGATTTAAATAATATTCTGGGCACTG CTATTAGTACAATTGATACGTCATCTGTGCCATCGGCACCAGCTCAGAGTCAGCATCAGGATCTCAATGAGAAGCTAATGATAAATGCCATTCAGAAGTCACTGATGCAATTTGAGAATAATTCAGTGTTTAACAGCAGTCCACCGGCATATCCGGCTATGCATTCCGGACCACCGACAGCCGGTGGTTCTGTTACGACGCACCAGCAGAGTCAGGGATTCCCAGCGCCACCACCAATTTACTCACAGCGCTCTCAGCGGATGCCCCAAATGATTCCGGCTGGGCAtcaacagcagcagcagcagcaacaacaaCTCAATGTGACGGCTGTGGCAGCGAGATTTCAGCTAATGCAGCAGCATAGGTTGATGCAACAGCAACAGCAAAAGGAGCAACGTGAGAGGCTGCTACAGCAACAACAGAAACAACAAATGGTCGTTCCGGTGAATGCCACAGCAGGAGCTGATCAGTTGT GCCTAAATCCCGGGATGACTAATATTGAGTCACTTCTGAACAACACAGTGGCACCAAATGTATCTCTTCAGCGTAGTACGAGTGTTGTGTCAGATGCACAACTCAGTCCTGGTTTTACGCAGCCAATGATGCAGCCACAGCAGCAGAATTCCAATCAACGAACACCGTTTAGTCCACAACCAAATCAAg GCTACCAACAGGCGTCTTTTAGTACCAACAATGGTCAGCGCCTGTCACCGTTGCAACAGCAACAACTCAGtcaacagcagcagcaacaacaaCAGCAACAGCAAATGGGGGGATTTTCGGGAGGTACTAGCGCCAATGGAACAGCTCAGTTGTCTCCACGACAACCGCCATTTGGTGGACAGGGTGCCATTCATCAGCAACAAACACCACAAGCCGTTGCCACATCCGttcagcagcagcagcaacagcaacaACAATGGACTCAGCAGCAATCCAATGTGAGGTTATCGCTGCAGCAGCAGCAAAATCCAATGCTCAATGCCCAGCTCACG AATGTGGTCGGCTACAACTCGCGACAATTCCAGGCGCAACGTCAGCGATCTCTCAATTCCCCTGGTACTCCAGTGAGTCGCCAGAACTCCTTTCCTGGTCCCGAAGGCTTTCCCGGACCACCCAGTCCGACACAGACTCCCTACGGAGCATCTCCAGGCACAAATGTTGTGCCTGGACAGGCGGGTGTATTCAATCAGCAACAACTGAGGATGCAACGACAAGCCAGTGTGCCTCAGGCCACACAGCATTTACCAG
- the LOC129806883 gene encoding nuclear receptor coactivator 2 isoform X19, producing the protein MSIAAAENAGLGPCDLPLPDQWVTHSHTQLSHLQSHSVATTSAGGVIPLSLASPATTAALAGLHHHTTPQQHSPLQQSSKIMNAVAPAVACPPTSAATKKIRRKQENKPQSQINKCNNEKRRRELENEYIEQLGEFLQINKRDMTSCKPDKAAILNEVVKTFRTLLEKGSRELSSSRCSKCPPDCADSCTVHPVQQGDVSSTEPPLPEPSVNGQSPEISAYFEAVEHYISSAGWVLLEINAEGIIECVTENIKDLIMFTRAELSRQSIYSYLHPGDHGKLSPILNNMSFTVGWGATEDDSQSPQQPQVPPGSNQAGSGGKRSIKTRIRMLVKHPEAAGETIEQKQQRMDKYEEVVIIAAPVKDDGDECSSVLCLITRPEDDGPLENSGALPQRDLEQLTLKIEPSGKIINLDASTLRETFAQSLAKEPLRSIQDLCHVQDQHVLKMHLKEVHQGTNSMAYSAAYRLRLGGPEAYVHVKVTSKLFRSTIHGESDFIMAVHTILMDGDSGDQQMALMGGPSGMGSHLAAGGSGSSSGSSMGGPLMTSVMNGGVGTLQASAGRSTSVVTSFSSPPASDCSNFFATESLIDFDIPHSTILDMDAVGVTWDTRPDSRASVTPVSTPRPPSVSAYSPVAAPICPSPLTYHSANAGGQASPQNNNNSSSVNNNTNANFSGNFGNFPGGFEDKEKAGMEQQQQMVIGQNHDSERLRNLLTTKRSQPIGAPGTSAMDADATARNTNRILKVSHQPGKKPPETHLKSVCAQGLLNAEEEKDAANPAYAKMNAGTARMPQGRPRSVQENKTSNNNMLLQLLNDKSDDDDPESRGNRVPSELLRQLQKEDTPKEHNHANQQIGNEELIQLLRFQGNDFGRKRSSNEPDEGGAAKRSDEKPSLLREKNKMLASLLANPSKAPTTVLPSTAMQVKIIPDITPSSINSRVTNTSNQQQHLTNNNNTIMSNNNTNSNNQKQIVQPLNQVRPPPPSIRKPSDVYLNQMPSQQDISKNQQVMQPPVSHPQDFQVESGSFATSTAVTPSQPHQEWDPELSEILNEVIDIVPDTNYPDNDLNNILGTAISTIDTSSVPSAPAQSQHQDLNEKLMINAIQKSLMQFENNSVFNSSPPAYPAMHSGPPTAGGSVTTHQQSQGFPAPPPIYSQRSQRMPQMIPAGHQQQQQQQQQLNVTAVAARFQLMQQHRLMQQQQQKEQRERLLQQQQKQQMVVPVNATAGADQLCLNPGMTNIESLLNNTVAPNVSLQRSTSVVSDAQLSPGFTQPMMQPQQQNSNQRTPFSPQPNQGYQQASFSTNNGQRLSPLQQQQLSQQQQQQQQQQQMGGFSGGTSANGTAQLSPRQPPFGGQGAIHQQQTPQAVATSVQQQQQQQQQWTQQQSNVRLSLQQQQNPMLNAQLTVSSIYYHF; encoded by the exons GCTTGGCCCGTGTGATCTACCTCTGCCGGATCAGTGGGTCACCCATTCCCACACACAATTGTCACATCTTCAGTCACACTCCGTCGCCACGACGTCCGCGGGGGGCGTCATTCCGCTCTCGCTCGCGTCTCCGGCGACCACAGCTGCCCTCGCGGGCCTTCACCATCACACGACGCCGCAGCAGCATTCACCCCTGCAGCAGTCGTCAAAAATAATGAATGCCGTGGCGCCGGCTGTGGCGTGCCCGCCCACGAGCGCCGCCACCAAGAAGATTCGCCGGAAGCAGGAGAATAAACCACAGTCGCAGATCAACAAGTGTAACAATGAGAAGCGGCGTCGAGAACTTGAGAATGAATATATTGAGCAGCTGGGTGAGTTCCTGCAGATCAACAAACGCGACATGACCTCCTGCAAGCCAGACAAGGCGGCCATCCTCAATGAAGTAGTGAAAACG TTTCGTACGTTGTTGGAGAAAGGCAGTCGAGAATTGTCATCGTCCAGATGTTCTAAATGCCCGCCAGACTGTGCTGACTCCTGCACGGTACATCCCGTTCAGCAGGGCGATGTGTCCTCGACGGAACCTCCTCTACCTGAGCCCTCAGTCAATGGTCAGTCACCCGAAATCTCGGCATACTTTGAGGCTGTGGAGCACTATATCTCATCAGCTGGATGGGTACTGCTGGAGATCAATGCCGAGGGTATTATTGAGTGCGTGACTGAGAATATCAAGGACTTGATTATGTTCACGCGGGCTGAACTCAGTAGACAGTCAATCTATTCGTACCTGCATCCTGGTGATCATGGGAAACTTAGTCCCATTCTCAATAATATGTCCTTTACGGTTGGCTGGGGTGCCACTGAGGATGATTCACAGTCTCCGCAGCAGCCTCAAGTGCCACCGGGGTCAAATCAGGCTGGAAGTGGCGGAAAGAGGTCGATAAAGACGCGAATACGGATGTTGGTGAAGCATCCAGAAGCTGCTGGTGAAACAATTGAGCAGAAACAGCAGCGAATGGATAAGTACGAAGAAGTGGTGATCATAGCGGCTCCTGTGAAGGATGATGGTGATGAATGTTCATCTGTGCTGTGTTTGATCACACGGCCTGAAGATGATGGACCTCTGGAGAATTCTGGAGCACTTCCACAACGGGATCTCGAACAATTGACGCTAAAAATTGAACCTAGTGGGAAGATTATTAATCTCGATGCGAGTACGTTAAGGGAGACATTTGCCCAGAGCCTAGCCAAAGAGCCGCTGAGATCCATACAGGATCTGTGTCATGTGCAGGATCAGCATGTACTGAAGATGCACTTGAAGGAAGTGCATCAGGGCACCAATTCCATGGCATATTCAGCGGCCTATCGGCTCAGACTAGGTGGTCCGGAAGCCTATGTTCACGTTAAGGTGACATCTAAGCTTTTCCGGAGCACCATTCATGGCGAGAGTGACTTCATCATGGCTGTGCATACGATTCTCATGGATGGAGACTCTGGTGATCAGCAAATGGCACTGATGGGAGGACCTTCGGGGATGGGGTCACATTTGGCAGCTGGAGGATCCGGAAGTAGTAGTGGTAGTAGTATGGGAGGACCCCTTATGACAAGTGTCATGAACGGAGGGGTAGGAACTCTGCAAGCCTCTGCAGGAAGATCCACCAGCGTTGTAACTTCCTTTTCGAGCCCTCCAGCCTCCGACTGCAGTAATTTCTTTGCCACAGAGTCTCTAATTGACTTTGACATCCCTCATTCTACAATCCTGGACATGGATGCTGTGGGAGTGACCTGGGATACGAGGCCAGACTCCAGGGCCAGTGTTACTCCCGTCAGCACTCCTAGACCTCCCTCTGTCTCAGCCTATAGTCCTGTAGCTGCTCCTATTTGTCCTTCTCCTCTGACCTACCACTCAGCTAATGCTGGTGGCCAGGCAAGTCCTCAGAACAATAATAACAGCAGCAGTGTCAACAACAACACCAACGCAAACTTCAGTGGAAACTTCGGTAACTTTCCTGGGGGGTTTGAGGACAAGGAAAAGGCGGGTATGGAGCAGCAGCAACAGATGGTAATTGGGCAGAATCATGACTCTGAGAGGCTGAGAAATCTGCTGACGACGAAGCGGAGTCAACCAATTGGGGCACCGGGCACAAGTGCCATGGATGCAGATGCAACAGCTCGCAACACCAATAGGATTCTCAAGGTGAGTCATCAGCCAGGAAAAAAGCCCCCTGAGACTCATCTGAAGTCTGTGTGTGCGCAGGGTCTCCTCAATGCCGAGGAGGAGAAGGATGCTGCCAATCCAGCTTATGCGAAGATGAATGCGGGCACGGCCAGAATGCCCCAAGGCAGACCCAGGTCGGTACAGGAGAACAAGACCAGCAACAATAACATGCTGCTGCAG CTACTCAATGATAAGAGTGATGATGATGATCCGGAATCGCGAGGGAATCGTGTGCCCAGTGAATTGCTGCGTCAGCTGCAAAAA GAGGACACACCGAAGGAACACAATCATGCTAATCAGCAGATTGGGAATGAGGAGTTGATTCAACTGCTGCGATTCCAAGGCAATGACTTTGGTAGGAAGCGTTCGTCGAATGAGCCGGATGAAGGTGGGGCGGCCAAAAGGTCCGACGAGAAGCCATCGTTGTTGCGCGAGAAGAACAAAATGCTGGCATCACTGCTGGCCAATCCGTCAAAGGCACCCACCACCGTGCTCCCATCGACGGCCATGCAAGTGAAGATAATTCCCGATATAACGCCGTCCAGTATTAATTCCCGGGTCACAAATACCAGCAATCAGCAGCAACATCTAACCAATAACAACAACACTATTATGAGCAACAATAACACTAATAGCAACAACCAAAAACAAATAGTACAACCGTTGAACCAAGTTCGACCGCCTCCGCCATCAATTCGTAAGCCTTCCGATGTCTACCTCAACCAAATGCCAAGTCAGCAGGATATTAGCAAGAATCAACAG GTGATGCAACCGCCAGTATCACATCCACAAGATTTCCAAGTGGAATCAGGGTCCTTCGCTACATCAACTGCCGTAACTCCATCCCAGCCCCATCAAGAGTGGGACCCGGAGCTATCTGAGATTCTAAATGAAGTTATTGACATTGTGCCAGACACAAATTATCCCGACAATGATTTAAATAATATTCTGGGCACTG CTATTAGTACAATTGATACGTCATCTGTGCCATCGGCACCAGCTCAGAGTCAGCATCAGGATCTCAATGAGAAGCTAATGATAAATGCCATTCAGAAGTCACTGATGCAATTTGAGAATAATTCAGTGTTTAACAGCAGTCCACCGGCATATCCGGCTATGCATTCCGGACCACCGACAGCCGGTGGTTCTGTTACGACGCACCAGCAGAGTCAGGGATTCCCAGCGCCACCACCAATTTACTCACAGCGCTCTCAGCGGATGCCCCAAATGATTCCGGCTGGGCAtcaacagcagcagcagcagcaacaacaaCTCAATGTGACGGCTGTGGCAGCGAGATTTCAGCTAATGCAGCAGCATAGGTTGATGCAACAGCAACAGCAAAAGGAGCAACGTGAGAGGCTGCTACAGCAACAACAGAAACAACAAATGGTCGTTCCGGTGAATGCCACAGCAGGAGCTGATCAGTTGT GCCTAAATCCCGGGATGACTAATATTGAGTCACTTCTGAACAACACAGTGGCACCAAATGTATCTCTTCAGCGTAGTACGAGTGTTGTGTCAGATGCACAACTCAGTCCTGGTTTTACGCAGCCAATGATGCAGCCACAGCAGCAGAATTCCAATCAACGAACACCGTTTAGTCCACAACCAAATCAAg GCTACCAACAGGCGTCTTTTAGTACCAACAATGGTCAGCGCCTGTCACCGTTGCAACAGCAACAACTCAGtcaacagcagcagcaacaacaaCAGCAACAGCAAATGGGGGGATTTTCGGGAGGTACTAGCGCCAATGGAACAGCTCAGTTGTCTCCACGACAACCGCCATTTGGTGGACAGGGTGCCATTCATCAGCAACAAACACCACAAGCCGTTGCCACATCCGttcagcagcagcagcaacagcaacaACAATGGACTCAGCAGCAATCCAATGTGAGGTTATCGCTGCAGCAGCAGCAAAATCCAATGCTCAATGCCCAGCTCACGGTAAGTTCAATTTATTACCACTTTTAG